The DNA sequence CGTTGCCCTTGGGTTGCTGCGCTGCCTTGTCGGCGTCTACTTCGCTCACGTTTCCATCCTTTGCATCAGGAGGCGGGCTGGGAATTTTCCCGTAGCGCCGCCAGCAAAGCCGCGGTTCCGGCACCGCGGCAGTCCAGTATTCGTCTGGCACCCAAGGTCGCAGCCATTTCGGCCACGCGAGGGCTCGGTACGAACAAGGGTAGTTCACGCAGCGCGGGCCAGTCGGCGCCCGCCAGCTCGTGCAATGACAGCAAACCCTGCCCACTGCTGACCACCACGGCATTCAGCCGTTCCGAACGAAGGGTTTCGAGCAGCGTTCCGGGCGGGTAGTCGGGCAAATAGCGCCGATACAACTCCAGGCGATCGACCTGCACGCCTCGGCAGCGAAGCGTTTCGGCAATATGCTCACGACCGCCTTCGCCGCGCAAAATCAGCACTCTGGGGTCTGCCACATCGAGCGCCTCTTTCAGGCGTGGCAGCGCCAACAATGCCTCACTGTCGTCGCCCGTGCTGGGCCAGCTGACATCCAGGCCGAAGCCTTCCAGGATGGTCCCTGTGGCCGCACCGACGCTGAACCAGACCTGGCCGAGCGGCGGTTGCGGCCAGTAACGCTCGAGCAGTTCCAGACTCAGCCGCGCGGCCGGTTTGCTCACCACCACCACCGCGCGATAACGGTCCAGTTCGAGCATCGTCGCGCGCTGCTCGGGGGTTTCTGCCAGCGGCTCGATGGCGAGCAGCGGCACGCTAGCGCTGTGAATATCCAGCTCGGACAAAGCAGCCGCGAGGGCGACGCACTCTTCAGCGGGACGGGTCAGCAGCAGACGCCAATCGGTCACGCCTTGCCGGCCTCACCGTAAACGTCTTGCAGGATCTTCTCCGCGCCCTGCGCCAGTAGCGCCTCGGCGACCCGCACGCCCAGGGCCTCGGCATCCGCAGCGGGCGCGCGGTCTTCGGCGCGCAACAGCAGCGT is a window from the Pseudomonas sp. MTM4 genome containing:
- a CDS encoding uroporphyrinogen-III synthase, which encodes MTDWRLLLTRPAEECVALAAALSELDIHSASVPLLAIEPLAETPEQRATMLELDRYRAVVVVSKPAARLSLELLERYWPQPPLGQVWFSVGAATGTILEGFGLDVSWPSTGDDSEALLALPRLKEALDVADPRVLILRGEGGREHIAETLRCRGVQVDRLELYRRYLPDYPPGTLLETLRSERLNAVVVSSGQGLLSLHELAGADWPALRELPLFVPSPRVAEMAATLGARRILDCRGAGTAALLAALRENSQPAS